The Papaver somniferum cultivar HN1 chromosome 3, ASM357369v1, whole genome shotgun sequence genome includes a region encoding these proteins:
- the LOC113360453 gene encoding uncharacterized protein LOC113360453 — protein MDDPSQNSTNSIRNLPNAPPVIPEFAQAKSILPSLSIEELQKLREDAQSEIDHRIQEKTRQIEAEEDVQERKKRRFEALYNAWLPKFLKWQERKDEEKDEKQAKTPKFGSTTENDSEASKGYEYEVEEVDTSDLDSDAAKDKQWMNTYHDEKARRLIEYELANLKLFARTMSEGESVAMRVSRQIADLDDESSEEEREEGDEDSDDESSSSGTSPAPSDSDSEDYGEEGLDTDEDEWW, from the coding sequence ATGGATGATCCTTCCcagaattcaaccaattccatcagaaatcttccaaatgcaccaccagtaATACCTGAATTTGCACAAGCCAAGTCAATTCTCCCTTCTTTGAGCATAGAGGAATTGCAGAAGTTAAGAGAAGATGCACAGTCTGAAATTGATCATCGGATTCAAGAGAAAACTCGTCAGATAGAGGCAGAAGAGGATGTTCAGGAGCGGAAGAAAAGGAGATTTGAGGCTCTCTACAATGCATGGCTGCCCAAGTTCTTAAAATGGCAAGAACGGAAGGATGAGGAAAAGGATGAGAAGCAGGCTAAGACCCCAAAGTTTGGCAGTACAACAGAAAATGATTCCGAGGCCTCAAAAGGGTATGAgtatgaagtggaggaagtggatacCAGTGACCTAGATTCAGATGCTGCGAAGGACAAGCAATGGATGAATACTTATCATGATGAGAAGGCGAGAAGGCTAATTGAATATGAACTTGCCAATCTCAAGCTTTTTGCTCGCACCATGAGTGAGGGTGAATCTGTTGCAATGAGGGTGAGCCGTCAAATCGCTGATCTCGATGATGAGTCAAGTgaggaagaaagggaagaaggggatgaggatagtgatgatgaatcatCATCCAGTGGGACTTCTCCTGCACCATCTGACAGTGATAGCGAGGACTATGGTGAAGAGGGTCTGGATACTGATGAGGATGAATGGTGGTAA